Proteins co-encoded in one Podospora pseudoanserina strain CBS 124.78 chromosome 7 map unlocalized CBS124.78p_7, whole genome shotgun sequence genomic window:
- a CDS encoding uncharacterized protein (COG:T; EggNog:ENOG503NZRP): protein MADQETFPPPQRAATYTLPLRPRMDGSDAREFSLGPMAGTPDAQHDPAAVPRGLASPDISVEFAGDHHLDSSSDKPELLHPRSAPPHVQHFQSPLRHHKRTPSVHREIKETLNAHSEYTSDDSDGRSHFRVNQYVIKEEIGRGSYGAVHLASDQFGKEYAVKAFSKARLRKRIQSNILRHGPRSLGRFPSRAPFGAPDLPIARLTDQRAKEAQDPLFLIREEIAVMKKLNHPNLVQLIEVLDDPEEDTLYMVLEMCKKGVVMKVGLGESAAPIDEEQCRHWFRDLILGVEYLHSQGVVHRDIKPDNLLLNEDDVLKIVDFGVSEMFEQSTDMKTAKSAGSPAFLPPELCVAKHGDVSGKAADIWSMGVSLYCLRYGKIPFEKFGVLDMYEAIRTEAPFIPEGENPLFVDLMGRLMEKDPEKRIAMEELRNHPWVTKNNSDPLLPTDENCTDPVDPPNPLEVNHAFTRRMSHLICVMKAIRKFKSLLSTNPKPPGSPYHHSPRPSDTADFAASILRERQQFLQSPPPHLIPPSTPPQPLLLGIGTGGLDTFSSSHDDAGLGGGLGIVADSPTAADFNIFDRAFDKEVERIKGMKSRDGDGGTTIYHTRFNDPEEKKEGLWGLFNKTTQQQKRKDEGISGFAELVRVAVAREKEKEKEKESKKGAGGEEEKPAGEGDQGKTE from the exons ATGGCCGACCAAGAGaccttcccacctccccagcgAGCAGCAACTTACACGCTGCCACTGCGACCTCGAATGGACGGCAGCGACGCGAGAGAATTCAGCTTGGGGCCAATGGCCGGCACCCCAGACGCACAACACGACCCGGCCGCAGTGCCCCGGGGCTTAGCCTCGCCAGACATATCCGTGGAATTCGCTGGCGATCACCACCTCGACAGCAGCTCTGATAAGCCAGAGCTGTTACATCCTCGCTCTGCGCCCCCTCACGTGCAGCACTTCCAGAGCCCTCTGAGACACCACAAACGGACACCTTCGGTTCATCGTGAAATCAAAGAGACGCTCAACGCTCATTCAGAGTACACAAGTGACGATTCTGACGGCCGCTCTCACTTTCGCGTCAACCAGTATGTCATTAAGGAGGAGATTGGGCGCGGGTCGTATGGGGCCGTCCACCTTGCTTCTGATCAGTTTGGGAAAGAATAT GCCGTGAAAGCCTTCTCCAAAGCCCGTCTCCGCAAACGCATACAATCCAACATCCTCCGCCATGGTCCGAGATCACTCGGCCGCTTCCCCTCTCGGGCTCCCTTTGGCGCCCCTGATCTCCCCATTGCCCGGTTGACAGACCAGCGAGCAAAGGAAGCGCAGGACCCCCTCTTTCTTATTCGTGAAGAGATCGCCGTCATGAAAAagctcaaccaccccaacctaGTCCAGCTCATTGAGGTTCTCGACGACCCCGAAGAAGACACCCTGTACATGGTGCTGGAGATGTGCAAGAAGGGTGTCGTCATGAAAGTTGGTTTGGGCGAGTCAGCCGCGCCAATTGATGAAGAGCAGTGTAGGCATTGGTTCAGGGACTTGATCCTGGGTGTTGAATACC TGCATTCTCAGGGTGTAGTCCACAGGGATATCAAACCCGACAACTTGCTCCTCAACGAAGACGACGTTCTCAAAATTGTCGACTTTGGCGTCTCGGAGATGTTTGAGCAGTCCACCGACATGAAGACAGCCAAGAGCGCCGGGTCACCGGCTTTCTTACCTCCTGAGCTCTGTGTTGCCAAACATGGTGATGTGTCCGGCAAGGCAGCTGATATCTGGTCTATGGGCGTATCACTGTACTGTCTCCGCTACGGCAAGATCCCGTTTGAAAAGTTTGGAGTATTGGATATGTACGAAGCTATCCGGACAGAAGCCCCCTTTATTCCCGAGGGCGAGAACCCTTTATTTGTCGACCTGATGGGGAGGTTAATGGAGAAGGACCCAGAGAAAAGAATCGCAATGGAGGAACTTCGG AACCACCCCTGGGTCACCAAAAACAACTCcgaccccctcctccccacagATGAAAATTGCACCGACCCCGTCGACCCCCCTAACCCATTGGAAGTAAACCACGCTTTCACCCGACGAATGTCACATCTCATCTGTGTGATGAAGGCGATTCGCAAATTCAAGTCGTTGCTCTCTACGAATCCCAAGCCGCCAGGGTCACCATACCATCACTCCCCTCGCCCATCTGACACGGCTGATTTTGCCGCTTCTATTTTACGTGAGAGGCAGCAGTTTCTTCAgtctccacctccacacctcatcccaccctcaacaccaccccagccTTTGCTGCTGGGTATCGGCACTGGCGGATTGGATACGTTTAGCAGCAGTCATGATGATGCGGGACTGGGAGGGGGCCTGGGGATCGTGGCGGACAGCccgacggcggcggatttCAATATTTTTGATAGGGCTTTTGAtaaggaggtggagaggattAAGGGGATGAAGAGTAGGGATGGGGACGGAGGGACGACGATTTATCATACGAGGTTTAATGACCccgaagagaaaaaggaggggctttgggggttgtttaaTAAGACTActcagcagcagaagaggaaggatgaGGGCATTAGTGGGTTTGCAGAGTTGGTCAGGGTTGCTGTCGCtagggagaaggagaaggagaaggagaaggaaagcaAGAagggggctggtggtgaggaggagaagccagcGGGAGAAGGGGACCAAGGCAAGACGGAGTGA
- the SAT4 gene encoding serine/threonine-protein kinase HAL4/sat4 (COG:D; EggNog:ENOG503NV7I): MSTTADAKPPSTRSSQAPSIKSVDIPPRSPNLNGLTEQPAKPVEKASVKDRLTRMFSTRDAASRAASTDGKPTPSTGTPGNTSPPPSRPSAPERKGSIASDKSPAPTTATASKSKLANGKDGHLQRFMLLPDPPGGHEHHLKSSRRQERLTDMIKGLLGRKSEPQHAAPENDLSLVSNWVDNLKREKEGGSSASDKKAANGAGGLVEKYGKCQEVVGRGAFGIVRISHKKMENGVGEKLFAVKEFRRRPEETEKKYSKRLTAEFCISSSLRHPNVIHTLDLVKDSKGDYCEVMEFCAGGDLYTLVLAAGKLEVQEADCFFKQMMRGVEYMHEMGVAHRDLKPENLLLTTNGGLKITDFGNGECFRMAWENDAHMVSGLCGSAPYIAPEEYIDREFDARAVDVWACGVIYMAMRTGRHLWRVAKKDEDEFYDRYLEGRRDEAGYGPIESLHRARCRNVIYSILDPNPSRRITASQVLKSEWGREIKLCKAGEEGL; this comes from the exons ATGTCAACCACCGCCGATGCCAAGCCTCCCTCCACGAGGTCCTCCCAGGCCCCGTCAATCAAGTCGGTCGATATCCCGCCCAGGTCTCCCAACTTGAACGGTTTGACCGAGCAGCCCGCAAAGCCCGTGGAGAAGGCGTCTGTAAAAGACCGTCTGACACGCATGTTCTCGACCAGAGACGCTGCCTCTCGCGCCGCATCCACCGACGGCAAGCCCACTCCCAGCACCGGCACCCCTGGCAACACttccccgccgccctcgaggcCCTCGGCCCCAGAACGTAAGGGTTCGATTGCGTCAGACAAGTCGCCCGCCCCGACCACTGCGACAGCGAGCAAGTCCAAATTGGCAAACGGCAAGGATGGCCACTTGCAGCGCTTCATGCTTCTCCCAGATCCTCCCGGAGGACACGAGCACCACCTCAAGTCGTCGCGTCGCCAGGAGAGGTTAACCGACATGATCAAGGGGCTGCTCGGCCGGAAGTCTGAACCGCAGCATGCGGCGCCCGAGAATGACCTTTCGCTCGTCTCCAACTGGGTCGACAATCTGAAGCGGGAAAAGGAAGGAGGCTCTTCGGCTTCGgacaagaaggcggcgaACGGAGCCGGTGGCTTGGTGGAGAAGTACGGCAAGTgccaggaggtggtgggcCGCGGCGCTTTCGGCATCGTAAGAATTTCCCacaagaagatggagaatGGTGTCGGCGAGAAGCTGTTCGCCGTCAAGGAGTTCCGCAGGCGTCCGGAGGAGACCGAAAAGAAGTATAGTAAACGTCTTACGGCCGAGTTCTGCATCTCTTCGTCTCTCCGCCATCCTAATGTCATCCACACGCTGGACCTGGTTAAGGACTCAAAGGGCGACTATTGCGAGGTGATGGAGTTctgcgccggtggtgatctTTACACCCTTGTCCTGGCCGCAGGCAAGCTCGAGGTTCAGGAGGCGGACTGCTTCTTCAAGCAGATGATGCGTGGCGTGGAATACATGCACGAGATGGGAGTTGCCCATCGCGATCTGAAGCCAGAAAACTTgcttctcaccaccaacggcgGGCTCAAAATTACGGATTTCGGAAACGGAGAGTGTTTCCGCATGGCCTGGGAGAACGATGCGCACATGGTGTCGGGCTTGTGCGGCTCAGCCCCTTACATTGCTCCAGAGGAGTACATCGACAGGGAATTTGATGCCCGCGCTGTGGACGTCTGGGCTTGCGGTGTCATTTACATGGCTATGCGGACTGGTCGTCACCTCTGGCGtgtggccaagaaggacgaggatgaaTTCTATGATCGGTACCTTGAAGGACGGAGGGATGAAGCGGGCTATGGCCCGATAGAGTCGTTGCACAGG GCCCGCTGCAGGAATGTGATTTACTCCATCCTCGACCCAAATCCGTCTAGAAGAATCACAGCCTCGCAAGTCCTCAAATCTGAGTGGGGCCGTGAGATAAAACTGTGCAAggctggtgaagaaggtCTTTAA
- a CDS encoding uncharacterized protein (EggNog:ENOG503P046) → MSTAVAMAPSPAPHDRPSFGNDITTSPSAQRPTQSIPPPPPMSANPNAPAPAPARTGSGSPKGVGAAPTAHKSSPPSASRSREGPKIIVKKEPGSPDLPTARHRPRKLDLSKNTTNIVSPATGRPLTARDGLGIQEVGLACLSPGFITQDPVMKEQLQRSMSVREHQRQIIEQRLQQQSAKGDGPADKDGGQFTAKTPGFARKRGPPPGLSIVAPSHEQFANERVIQSAPLGQTFTGRHNPHPLTRHITNQPSNLARNSHIHHVPAQQTNNRLPPIADVFGQNLSGHPESSGHALFANQNRAPLASPHHPPPQQQQASTPGRPREYKSAEEAQVELAGGRPELLPKLVHYAGNQQQPPTPPSPHPYPQQQQQQQQHSRDSRYDGIPQYADASRNISSNNVVPSHAPPVKRSRAEYEDGSPPLGGNGSRPAPHAPGSSRRTGPFEEGRDSPDTQRAKREEFLKLCERAWDLFHS, encoded by the exons ATGAGCACCGCAGTCGCAATGGCCCCTTCACCCGCTCCTCACGACAGGCCTTCTTTTGGCaacgacatcaccacatctCCCAGCGCCCAGAGGCCAACACAGTcgattcctcctcctccacccatgTCCGCAAACCCGAACgcgccagcgccagcgccagcACGCACTGGTAGCGGCAGCCCAAAGGGTGTAGGTGCCGCTCCCACCGCTCACAAGTCCTCTCCACCCAGCGC ATCTCGAAGCAGAGAAGGCCCCAAAATCAtcgtcaagaaggagccTGGATCGCCCGATTTGCCCACAGCCCGTCACCGGCCGAGGAAGCTCGATCTCTCCAAGAACACGACAAACATTGTCTCACCCGCCACAGGACGGCCCCTGACTGCTAGAGACGGCCTGGGCATCCAGGAAGTTGGTCTGGCCTGCCTGTCACCCGGCTTCATAACCCAGGACCCAGTCATGAAGGAGCAGCTGCAGCGCAGCATGAGCGTCAGGGAACACCAGAGGCAGATTATCGAGCAGAGGTTACAGCAGCAGTCGGCCAAGGGCGACGGTCCCGCCGACAAGGACGGAGGCCAATTTACCGCAAAGACACCTGGTTTTGCCCGCAAGCGTGGGCCTCCGCCAGGTCTGAGCATCGTTGCGCCGTCGCACGAGCAGTTTGCGAACGAGCGCGTGATCCAATCCGCGCCACTGGGCCAGACCTTCACAGGGAGACACAACCCGCACCCGCTAACGCgacacatcaccaaccagcccTCGAACCTGGCCAGGAACTCGCACATTCACCACGTCCCAGCCCAGCAAACGAACAATCGCCTCCCGCCCATCGCCGACGTTTTTGGACAGAACCTTTCCGGACACCCAGAATCCAGCGGCCACGCGCTCTTTGCCAACCAGAACCGCGCCCCTCTTGCGTCGCCGCACCACCCGccacctcagcagcagcaagcgtCCACCCCAGGCCGGCCGAGGGAGTACAAGTCGGCCGAGGAAGCCCAGGTGGAACTGGCAGGCGGCAGACCGGAACTTTTACCCAAGTTAGTACACTACGCAGgcaaccagcagcaacccccaacaccaccgtccccgCACCCAtacccgcagcagcagcaacagcagcaacaacactcGCGAGACTCGAGATATGACGGGATACCGCAGTATGCTGACGCGAGCCGGaacatcagcagcaacaatgTCGTCCCGAGCCACGCGCCGCCCGTCAAGAGAAGCCGGGCCGAGTACGAGGACGGCAGCCCGCCGCTGGGGGGGAACGGGAGCAGACCTGCGCCGCACGCGCCGGGGTCGAGCAGGAGGACGGGGccgtttgaggaggggagggactCGCCTGACACGCagagggcgaagagggaaGAGTTTTTGAAGCTGTGTGAGAGAGCTTGGGATTTGTTTCACTCATGA
- the RPC19 gene encoding RNA polymerase subunit AC19 (EggNog:ENOG503P58J; COG:K): MAARPDSEDIAMDDAPTSHQPEVKDDTMVDDAGEDVEEEEDYEEEEEEEEEVQRVKLLPGSTETAASFEFSNEGHTLGNALRYVIMRNPEVEFCAYAIPHPSEAKMNVRIQTFEGTTAIEALEKGLRDIQELCDVVTDKFVAAADDFEKKKAATA; the protein is encoded by the exons ATGGCTGCCAGACCTGACTCGGAGGACATCGCCATGGACGATGCGCCCACCTCTCACCAGCCTGAGGTTAAGGATGATACTATGGTCGATGATGCGGGCGAGGAcgtagaggaggaggaggattatgaggaggaggaggaggaggaggaggaggttcagAGGGTGAAACTG CTTCCTGGGTCAACGGAAACTGCTGCCTCGTTCGAGTTTTCCAATGAGGGTCACACACTCGGCAATGCTCTCAGATATGTCATCATGAGAAA TCCCGAGGTTGAATTCTGTGCTTATGCCATCCCTCATCCCTCAGAAGCTAAGATGAACGTCAGAATCCAAACTTTCG AAGGAACGACCGCAATCGAAGCTCTTGAGAAGGGCCTCCGGGACATTCAGGAGCTCTGCGACGTCGTCACTGACAAGTttgtggcggcggcagacgactttgagaagaagaaggccgctaCTGCATAG
- the NdufA6 gene encoding ndufa6 NADH-ubiquinone oxidoreductase subunit (COG:C; EggNog:ENOG503P2TN), with amino-acid sequence MAISPTQFAVTTRQSANWADARSRVLTAYRAWIRAAPEIQTMYSIPQPVSAIRTRIRQEFERHRFVNKLPVVDMLLLQNNADYQETMNFWRQTTHLMNYFKEENFRGEKILPSNFVSGFLEGRN; translated from the exons ATGGCCATCTCACCTACCCAATTCGCTGTTACCACGCGGCAAT CGGCCAATTGGGCCGACGCGAGAAGCAGAGTGCTTACAGCCTATCGGGCATGGATTCGGGCG GCGCCTGAGATCCAGACCATGTACTCGATCCCCCAACCCGTCTCCGCCATCCGCACCCGCATCAGACAGGAGTTCGAGCGTCACAGATTCGTCAACAAGCTCCCTGTTGTCGATATGCTCCTTTTGCAGAACAATGCCGACTACCAA GAAACCATGAACTTCTGGCGTCAAACCACACACTTGATGAACTACTTCAAGGAGGAAAACTTCAGAGGCGAGAAGATCCTACCCTCAAACTTCGTTTCCGGTTTCCTGGAG GGCCGCAACTAG
- the BUD31 gene encoding Component of the SF3b subcomplex of the U2 snRNP (EggNog:ENOG503P1XY; COG:K) translates to MKDAQNAPSDNIPKHQAQWPIFQISHQRSRYIYELYYEKEAISKQLYDWLLKNGYADAALIAKWKKQGYEKLCCLRCIQTKETNFNSTCVCRVPRAQMKGEDREVQCVSCGCRGCASTD, encoded by the coding sequence aTGAAAGACGCCCAAAACGCCCCCTCGGACAATATCCCCAAGCACCAAGCCCAATGGCCCATCTTCCAAATCTCTCACCAGCGCTCCCGCTATATCTACGAGCTCTACTACGAAAAGGAGGCGATATCCAAGCAGCTCTACGACTGGCTCCTCAAAAACGGCTACGCCGACGCGGCGCTCATCGCAAAGTGGAAGAAGCAGGGGTACGAGAAGCTGTGCTGCCTGAGGTGTATCCAGACAAAGGAGACAAATTTTAACTCTACCTGCGTGTGCAGGGTGCCGAGGGCGCagatgaagggggaggatagGGAGGTGCAGTGCGTTAGTTGTGGGTGTAGGGGTTGTGCTTCTACTGACTGA
- a CDS encoding uncharacterized protein (EggNog:ENOG503P230; COG:U) — MGKRAREYDEASADPGSAFTTVLLRISNGSEPLTKVPATSEPDPTATQVPAAKITELDPSLITTTKTNNPMPCSLPPHKEPITFSSYQEYESHYRNEHTNRCLECRKNFPSSHLLSLHISENHDAFIQVKRDKGERTYTCFVETCDKVCMTPQKRQMHLIAKHMYPKNFFFGVTRYGIDGRRSLLLDENKKGSDKKTDSNGNRRPSLAPVSSESQQQHSQDSTPPVNTEKPVSAAAKPEDNEMQVEPASSERKPDVEMDDISTAMSALQFVPRGVRFGRGKRAGFAKR; from the exons ATGGGAAAACGCGCACGGGAATATGACGAGGCATCCGCAGATCCGGGCTCAGCCTTCACTACtgtcctcctccgcatcagCAACGGATCCGAACCTCTAACCAAAGTCCCCGCTACTTCCGAACCAGATCCCACAGCCACCCAAGTCCCAGCAGCCAAAATCACCGAGTTGGATCcttccctcatcaccaccaccaagaccaacaaTCCCATGCCCTGCTCCCTCCCACCGCACAAAGAACCAATCACCTTCTCATCCTACCAAGAATACGAATCTCACTACCGCAACGAGCACACCAACCGCTGCCTCGAATGCCGCAAAAactttccttcttcccatctcCTCAGCCTGCACATCAGTGAAAATCACGATGCCTTCATCCAAGTCAAGCGAGACAAGGGAGAGCGCACA TACACCTGTTTCGTTGAAACCTGTGATAAAGTCTGTATGACGCCACAAAAGAGGCAGATGCACCTCATCGCCAAGCACATGTACCCCAAGAACTTCTTCTTTGGGGTCACGCGGTATGGTATTGATGGGCGACGGTCGCTGCTGCTTGATGAGAACAAGAAGGGCAGTGATAAGAAAACCGACAGCAACGGCAATAGGAGGCCGAGTCTTGCGCCTGTCTCTTCAGaatctcaacagcagcacagcCAAGACAGCACGCCACCTGTCAACACAGAAAAGCCAGTGTCAGCAGCCGCCAAACCCGAGGATAACGAGATGCAAGTTGAACCTGCTAGTTCTGAGCGCAAGCCTGATGTGGAAATGGATGACATCTCGACTGCCATGTCGGCTCTCCAGTTCGTGCCAAGAGGCGTACGATTTGGCCGTGGCAAAAGGGCCGGTTTCGCGAAACGATAG
- a CDS encoding uncharacterized protein (EggNog:ENOG503NX8Y; COG:A), producing MATPAAAITVGTTTAKIPEIDEVWKAAQKLRGTIVKELEQVQGREAANEVARFEKVEKLMEHYRLACVEVIWPDFRVTKEKHVEDTLWQVHTLITKAYRKVLGRLNGNDNAVLRRRVERLYAAYLKTAQSFYKGWLQRVCARYNIKDLQRIARVIGIEMSVPKAHTVDAAAHRLDEIVRDSCHKTLIYLGDLARYRTLLRNKDRNWDNALSYYFLANDLAPESGYGHHQCGVIYAEVDDHLHIVYHMYRAMVCDKPHPNAAPNLEREFRDIQKKRGGDARQVFITWFLKLQAFYYQGREFSERKELENEVDHRLAVAMKSGTLFKSDQDLLKIILINITSYAACAQKVQDKWTEERSRSCQYLLLLNIRTIHTISKLLRDELNELVKRQPVETTPVQEQGKFTPVFARVLPFLRVYMAWLCFYSTELKQYQEHLEPQFGDMCKMLSMALGLLLEFVATAQQPGKIVPWRFAEDELTLGVNCLNGPELKGCQLYCDPFSKQPKPRRDESPEDEYSNDDITWSRMLHIALCAFELATPGSPFPLVTATASSKDAEGYATVVYHEGPKHLPPSVQSPQPASSAPTTTAAPAPPAAVATPAHVPAEVVAVPSPSDSVELSEDQEFYGERLRRASVIAKHSTSKRNAQPVAQSESTSHSAEAIRANQPAQNSDFLPIENQIFNILNDFLSPPETRSAQKPETPTRLDPEDSTSYGMGSSTANEVFGAASSSPGPNPGSATGKTFPTLPWSYFLDSGAGGPAQKNGGRNVGSNGWDTAMSSRPASQGSPAHLAGSHGFNNPLAHHQHRSSASGSFSRDRVNQLQGYSRDPWQQTGNSMASQGRTASNPLSQQNIWGPSSSPFSGSHNFSANPSSLPSVNSPMGLPMRTSGLGYQQSNTAARSPLSGNPLRAYPNGADSGHINPPPGFGGNAVAALADSVYTTSPGAHGHGHQTYGYQDAITAQQQQMLAMMRGNVNAENNWNGFNTASKPSQTLPPGLQNQMYGGAFASQLGNQQQQQQAMRKAENLPKR from the exons ATGGCCACGCCGGCTGCTGCGATCACTGTgggcaccaccacggccaagATACCCGAGATTGATGAGGTCTGGAA GGCTGCGCAGAAACTCCGTGGTACGATTGTCAAGGAACTGGAGCAGGTACAGGGCAGAGAAGCTGCCAACGAGGTGGCTCGCTTCGAGAAAGTCGAGAAGTTGATGGAGCA TTATCGCCTTGCCTGTGTCGAGGTCATCTGGCCCGACTTCCGAGTTACCAAGGAGAAGCACGTCGAGGACACTCTTTGGCAAGTTCACACATTGATCACCAAGGCCTACCGAAAGGTGCTTGGTAGGTTGAACGGCAACGACAATGCCGTACTTCGACGTAGAGTTGAGCGGTTATACGCCGCCTATTTGAAGACTGCGCAGTCCTTCTACAAGGGTTGGCTGCAGAGAGTGTGCGCTCGGTACAACATCAAGGATCTTCAACGCATAGCGCGCGTTATTGGCATCGAGATGTCTGTCCCAAAGGCCCACACGGTTGACGCTGCTGCTCATAGACTGGATGAGATTGTCAGGGACTCGTGCCACAAGACGCTCATCTACCTGGGAGACCTTGCTCGATATCGCACTCTTCTTCGCAACAAGGACCGCAACTGGGATAATGCGCTGTCGTACTACTTTCTCGCGAACGACCTGGCCCCAGAGTCAGGCTatggccaccaccagtgCGGCGTCATCTACGCCGAGGTTGACGATCACTTGCACATCGTTTATCACATGTACCGCGCAATGGTCTGTGACAAGCCGCATCCAAATGCTGCGCCGAACCTTGAGCGAGAGTTCCGCGAcatccagaagaagagaggcgGGGATGCCAGACAGGTCTTCATCACGTGGTTTCTGAAGCTTCAGGCCTTCTACTACCAGGGCAGAGAATTCTCTGAGCGTAAGGAACTCGAGAATGAAGTTGACCATCGTCTGGCCGTCGCCATGAAATCAGGCACACTTTTCAAATCGGACCAAGATTTGCTCAAAATCATTCTGATCAACATCACAAGCTATGCCGCTTGCGCACAGAAGGTTCAGG ACAAATGGACTGAGGAGAGATCTCGCTCATGCCAATAtctgctccttctcaacATTCGCACTATCCACACCATCTCAAAGCTGCTCCGAGACGAGCTTAACGAGCTGGTCAAACGTCAACCAGTGGAGACCACTCCAGTGCAAGAACAGGGCAAGTTCACGCCCGTCTTCGCCCGCGTCTTGCCTTTCCTGCGCGTGTACATGGCTTGGCTATGCTTCTACAGCACTGAGCTGAAGCAGTACCAGGAGCACTTGGAGCCTCAATTTGGCGACATGTGCAAGATGCTCAGCATGGCCCTGGGTCTCCTCCTGGAGTTCGTAGCAACCGCTCAACAGCCTGGAAAGATTGTTCCGTGGCGTTTTGCCGAAGACGAGCTCACACTCGGTGTGAACTGCCTCAACGGCCCAGAGTTGAAGGGCTGTCAGCTCTATTGCGACCCGTTTAGCAAGCAACCCAAGCCGCGACGGGATGAGTCCCCTGAGGATGAGTACTCAAACGACGACATTACTTGGAGCAGGATGCTGCACATTGCGCTCTGTGCTTTCGAGTTGGCAACTCCGGGATCCCCGTTTCCGCTCGTCACTGCTACGGCCTCTTCCAAGGACGCGGAGGGATATGCGACCGTCGTGTACCACGAAGGTCCCAAACACTTACCGCCAAGCGTCCAGAGCCCGCAACCGGCCTCTTCTGCTCCTACAACCACCGCAGCCCCTGCGCCTCCTGCAGCCGTTGCCACGCCGGCTCATGTACCTGCGGAAGTAGTAGCAGTCCCAAGCCCGTCAGACTCTGTTGAACTCTCGGAAGACCAAGAGTTCTATGGAGAGCGATTGCGCCGCGCCAGTGTCATTGCCAAGCACTCTACAAGCAAGAGAAACGCTCAGCCCGTAGCGCAAAGCGAGAGTACCTCTCACTCCGCTGAGGCCATCCGGGCCAACCAGCCAGCGCAGAACTCAGACTTCCTTCCTATTGAGAATCAGATCTTCAACATCCTTAATGATTTCCTTAGCCCGCCGGAGACTCGCTCTGCCCAGAAGCCCGAAACGCCAACTCGACTGGACCCCGAGGACAGCACCTCCTACGGTATGGGTTCCTCCACGGCCAATGAGGTCTTCGGTGCCGCTTCATCGAGCCCTGGTCCAAACCCAGGTTCTGCCACGGGCAAGACCTTTCCCACGTTGCCATGGTCTTACTTTTTGGACTCGGGGGCTGGTGGGCCAGCTCAGAAGAATGGTGGAAGGAATGTAGGATCGAATGGCTGGGACACCGCCATGTCTTCAAGACCGGCCAGCCAAGGCAGTCCAGCCCATCTTGCCGGCAGCCACGGTTTTAACAATCCACTGgcgcaccatcaacaccgcTCTTCTGCTTCAGGCTCGTTCTCCAGGGACCGTGTAAACCAGCTTCAAGGCTATAGCCGTGACCCCTGGCAGCAAACTGGAAACAGCATGGCTTCCCAGGGTAGGACTGCTTCGAATCCTCTTTCACAGCAGAACATTTGGGGTCCGTCTAGCTCGCCCTTCTCTGGATCGCACAACTTCTCTGCCAACCCGTCCAGCCTCCCTTCAGTCAACAGCCCTATGGGCTTGCCAATGAGAACTTCTGGACTTGGTTACCAGCAAAGCAACACGGCAGCTCGCTCACCTCTCTCCGGCAACCCTCTCCGTGCCTATCCAAATGGTGCGGACAGCGGCCATATCAACCCGCCTCCTGGGTTTGGTGGCAATGCTGTTGCGGCTCTGGCAGACTCGGTTtacaccacctctcccgGCGCGCATGGCCATGGTCATCAGACTTATGGGTACCAGgacgccatcaccgcccagcagcagcagatgctggcgatgatgagaggCAATGTCAACGCTGAGAACAACTGGAACGGGTTCAACACGGCTTCCAAGCCCTCGCAGACTCTGCCACCGGGGCTTCAGAACCAGATGTATGGTGGTGCGTTTGCTTCGCAGCTGGgtaaccagcagcagcagcagcaggctaTGCGCAAAGCGGAAAACCTTCCTAAGCGCTGA